A DNA window from Loxodonta africana isolate mLoxAfr1 chromosome 7, mLoxAfr1.hap2, whole genome shotgun sequence contains the following coding sequences:
- the KCNE3 gene encoding potassium voltage-gated channel subfamily E member 3 has protein sequence METTNGTETWYKSLHAVLKALNETLHSNLLCRPGLGPGPGPDNQTEKRQASLLGRDDNSYMYILFVMFLFAATVGSLILGYTRSRKVDKRSDPYHVYIKNRVSMI, from the coding sequence ATGGAGACCACCAATGGGACTGAGACATGGTACAAGAGTCTGCACGCTGTGCTGAAGGCCCTAAATGAGACCCTCCACAGCAACTTGCTCTGCCGGCCAGGActggggccagggccagggccagacAACCAGACTGAGAAACGGCAAGCTAGCCTACTTGGCCGTGATGACAACTCCTACATGTACATTCTCTTCGTCATGTTCCTGTTTGCTGCCACAGTGGGCAGCCTCATTCTGGGATATACCCGCTCCCGCAAAGTGGACAAGCGCAGTGACCCCTACCACGTGTACATCAAGAACCGTGTGTCTATGATCTGA